One genomic window of Methanosarcina acetivorans C2A includes the following:
- a CDS encoding matrixin family metalloprotease has product MILFLSSPAAGEDQEKILDKPWDHSPITVYIDDSNTPLHYSTTYYEQIEKALAYWENGGNGNLEYSPVFEVIDSEDADIRIRWVENLENVEGAPSGVAGYAKPSISGDRFEEVDIVLEVGNYQGRGWRQYGDATMFTIAKHELGHALGLGHSNDRGDIMYPEYELRDNVNPILLSKYGPILRVAGLVALVVLIFLGISWQYSRRKRKKLEDKYFK; this is encoded by the coding sequence ATGATATTATTTTTGTCCTCTCCGGCAGCCGGGGAAGATCAGGAGAAGATTCTTGACAAGCCCTGGGATCATTCCCCTATTACAGTGTACATCGACGACAGTAATACCCCTCTTCATTACAGCACCACCTACTATGAACAAATAGAAAAGGCTCTTGCATACTGGGAAAACGGGGGAAACGGTAATCTCGAGTACAGCCCTGTTTTTGAGGTTATCGACTCCGAAGACGCTGACATAAGAATAAGGTGGGTGGAGAACCTGGAAAATGTCGAAGGAGCCCCTTCGGGTGTAGCGGGCTATGCAAAGCCCAGCATTTCCGGAGACCGTTTCGAAGAAGTGGATATAGTCCTTGAGGTTGGAAACTACCAGGGCAGGGGCTGGCGGCAGTATGGGGACGCAACCATGTTCACCATTGCAAAGCACGAGCTCGGGCATGCCCTTGGGCTCGGGCACAGCAATGACCGGGGAGATATAATGTATCCCGAATATGAACTCCGGGATAATGTGAACCCCATTTTGCTGAGTAAATATGGACCCATTCTGCGGGTAGCAGGTTTGGTAGCCCTTGTAGTTCTCATCTTCCTTGGCATAAGCTGGCAGTACAGCCGGAGAAAACGAAAAAAACTTGA
- a CDS encoding carboxymuconolactone decarboxylase family protein has translation MELEDIVEVLKNDPEKVIPELLEDVRKQYGEVPYIMNFMKDLPEIFIPKTIYDNSIMREFKNLDPETVELISIGVASALRCGHCLKMHIRIAKRKGIPKEKIFSAIMIGASLSNAAVLAESTRALASEFPGDEKGSEENEHCCDPDCEVCNIAGANIK, from the coding sequence ATGGAACTTGAGGATATTGTGGAAGTTTTAAAAAATGACCCCGAGAAAGTCATCCCGGAACTTCTCGAGGATGTCCGGAAACAGTACGGGGAAGTGCCTTATATTATGAACTTTATGAAAGATCTCCCTGAGATCTTCATCCCGAAAACTATTTATGATAACTCCATCATGCGAGAGTTCAAAAATCTCGATCCGGAAACCGTGGAACTTATTTCCATAGGTGTAGCCTCTGCCCTCCGCTGTGGGCATTGCCTGAAAATGCATATAAGAATCGCAAAAAGAAAAGGCATCCCGAAAGAGAAAATATTTTCTGCAATAATGATAGGGGCTTCCCTGTCCAATGCAGCAGTACTTGCGGAAAGTACAAGGGCTCTTGCATCCGAATTCCCCGGGGATGAAAAGGGAAGCGAAGAAAACGAACATTGCTGTGATCCTGATTGCGAAGTATGCAATATCGCCGGAGCAAACATCAAATAA
- a CDS encoding methanogenesis marker 7 protein: MVVLLPYLYTGGVHKHGLLIELMEDLGGYIIQKVVTGTEVNLIMLIPEKDLDIVKKLAGELLGVLIEAPLTGVEIAVVSPTLASHHLPHSACDVAEYLRHPGANTNMIGLARGMGRRVSLSMDYERKLINEHDIAVFSFGSFSDCITKKKPKLFEGIEIPIAVTGGPTELKTEDVPGADLYVGNIGRVSHRLRRTEEIEALDKLNEGVSKIASDIRKQQAKDPLAVLPARVMKEIENQVPEIQRVLSPAPLTLQLDGLRVKLPYDEFHEKIEKLEFDEGVVLSELANITRSKMKNYILIKIKSKSDVGFAI; encoded by the coding sequence ATGGTTGTACTCCTACCCTATCTTTATACCGGCGGGGTCCATAAGCACGGGCTTTTGATCGAATTGATGGAAGACCTTGGAGGCTACATAATTCAGAAAGTAGTTACCGGGACGGAAGTCAATCTTATAATGCTTATCCCTGAAAAAGACCTTGATATTGTAAAAAAACTCGCTGGCGAATTGCTCGGAGTCCTGATAGAAGCCCCTCTTACAGGGGTGGAGATTGCAGTTGTTTCCCCTACCCTTGCTTCCCACCACCTCCCGCATTCGGCCTGTGATGTGGCAGAATACCTCCGCCACCCCGGAGCCAATACCAATATGATAGGGCTCGCCAGGGGAATGGGGCGCAGGGTTTCCCTCTCAATGGACTACGAAAGAAAGCTCATTAACGAACACGATATTGCGGTTTTCTCCTTCGGGTCTTTCAGTGACTGTATTACAAAAAAGAAGCCGAAACTCTTTGAAGGCATTGAGATCCCAATCGCGGTTACCGGAGGGCCTACTGAATTGAAAACCGAAGATGTCCCCGGGGCAGACCTCTATGTCGGAAATATCGGGAGAGTCTCTCACAGGTTAAGACGGACCGAGGAGATTGAAGCGCTCGATAAACTCAACGAAGGGGTTTCAAAGATTGCTTCGGATATTCGCAAGCAGCAGGCAAAAGACCCTCTTGCGGTACTTCCTGCACGGGTCATGAAAGAGATCGAAAACCAGGTTCCGGAAATCCAAAGAGTCCTCTCTCCTGCCCCTCTCACCCTTCAGCTTGATGGACTCAGAGTCAAACTACCGTACGATGAGTTCCATGAGAAAATTGAAAAGCTGGAGTTTGATGAAGGAGTCGTCCTTTCCGAGCTTGCAAATATTACCAGATCAAAAATGAAAAATTATATATTGATAAAAATCAAATCTAAGTCTGACGTTGGTTTTGCAATTTGA
- a CDS encoding methanogenesis marker 17 protein, translating to MDSLETFVVESAIESEQEFYRKIIEDNLASLKLAPAIGRIKVVLRPEDSLFQMAIILRDVGTRVTTIDIADVEAKPVAGEVMISIKKEQYIPELLVKLWERYGKANISQPDRWTVSVSTDKPAEEAAFLKEMMVADPRHRLHENLVEFAIRATPEGFRVRYHLYKGNRFVFVASEEALKHEWIEEAGAMLEELMEGGKK from the coding sequence ATGGATTCGCTTGAGACCTTTGTTGTCGAGTCAGCAATTGAGTCGGAGCAGGAGTTTTACAGGAAGATTATCGAGGATAACCTTGCAAGTCTCAAGCTTGCCCCCGCAATCGGACGAATCAAGGTAGTGCTGAGACCTGAGGATTCACTTTTCCAGATGGCAATCATTCTCAGAGATGTTGGCACCAGGGTTACGACAATCGACATTGCTGATGTGGAAGCAAAACCTGTTGCCGGGGAAGTAATGATTTCTATCAAAAAAGAGCAGTACATTCCGGAACTGCTCGTGAAACTCTGGGAGCGTTACGGAAAAGCGAATATCAGCCAGCCGGACCGCTGGACAGTATCCGTAAGCACGGATAAACCGGCAGAGGAGGCGGCTTTTCTTAAGGAAATGATGGTTGCAGATCCCAGGCACAGGCTTCACGAAAACCTTGTGGAGTTTGCGATTCGTGCTACTCCGGAAGGTTTCAGGGTCCGCTATCATCTCTATAAAGGTAATCGGTTTGTTTTTGTGGCATCTGAGGAAGCATTGAAGCATGAATGGATCGAAGAAGCAGGAGCAATGCTCGAAGAACTGATGGAAGGAGGGAAAAAGTAA
- a CDS encoding methanogenesis marker 15 protein produces the protein MSADEIGIVKIALVSCGSEYSGVQPEFEAAAARVNAKFIYPEIDVASIDTIGRDFGLEVASGDLRLMMARAKAVVEGLTKVDGVFITTCFRCAEGAIVRNEVRRYIHKHSDVPVISYSFTERTSAGTLLTRLEALTTVARRRHLLAREVQAGLTAGIDSGSTTTKAVIMKDNKIIGKGWVPTTKVLDSAEKAYSQALEEAGVSREEIQALGTTGYGRFLIGNHFNAQLVQEEITVNSKGAVYLADKQKGSATVIDIGGMDNKAISVEDGIPGMFTMGGICAGASGRFFEMISKRLGVDITELGALAVKGMQENVSMNSYCIVFGIQSLVNSLARGATPEDVAAAACYSVVEQIYEQQLQEVDVKEPLILVGGSSLIEGVPKALGDLLKIDVLVPANSHLIGAVGAALLASGYVEE, from the coding sequence ATGAGTGCCGATGAAATCGGAATTGTCAAGATTGCCCTTGTATCCTGCGGCTCTGAGTATTCAGGGGTTCAGCCCGAGTTTGAAGCGGCTGCAGCCAGAGTAAATGCAAAATTCATTTATCCCGAAATCGATGTCGCGTCCATAGATACAATAGGCAGGGATTTCGGGCTTGAAGTTGCAAGCGGAGACCTCAGGCTCATGATGGCAAGGGCAAAGGCCGTTGTTGAAGGCCTGACAAAAGTAGACGGGGTCTTTATCACTACCTGCTTCCGCTGTGCTGAAGGAGCTATTGTTAGAAACGAGGTCCGAAGATACATCCACAAGCACTCCGATGTCCCTGTAATCAGCTATTCATTTACTGAACGAACAAGTGCAGGCACCCTGCTTACCCGGCTTGAAGCCCTTACCACGGTTGCCAGGCGCAGGCATCTCCTTGCCAGGGAGGTCCAGGCAGGACTGACGGCCGGGATCGATTCGGGGTCAACCACCACAAAAGCGGTGATCATGAAAGACAATAAGATCATAGGAAAAGGCTGGGTACCCACAACAAAAGTCCTTGATAGTGCTGAAAAAGCCTACTCCCAGGCCCTTGAAGAAGCCGGGGTTTCCAGAGAAGAAATCCAGGCTCTGGGGACCACTGGATACGGGCGTTTCCTTATCGGGAACCATTTCAACGCCCAGCTTGTTCAGGAAGAAATTACCGTCAACTCAAAAGGAGCTGTCTACCTCGCAGACAAGCAAAAAGGCTCTGCAACGGTCATTGATATCGGAGGTATGGACAACAAGGCAATCTCGGTAGAAGACGGAATTCCAGGCATGTTCACAATGGGAGGAATTTGTGCCGGAGCTTCGGGGCGTTTCTTTGAAATGATCTCAAAGCGGCTCGGCGTGGATATTACGGAACTTGGGGCTCTTGCAGTCAAGGGTATGCAGGAAAATGTAAGCATGAACAGCTATTGCATAGTCTTCGGTATCCAGTCCCTTGTAAACTCCCTTGCCCGGGGGGCTACCCCTGAAGATGTCGCAGCTGCAGCCTGCTACAGTGTAGTAGAACAGATCTACGAGCAGCAGTTGCAGGAAGTGGATGTAAAAGAGCCACTGATCCTTGTAGGCGGGTCCTCCCTTATCGAAGGAGTCCCAAAAGCTCTTGGAGACCTTCTCAAGATTGACGTCCTCGTGCCGGCAAACTCCCACCTGATAGGGGCAGTAGGGGCAGCACTTCTTGCATCCGGCTACGTGGAGGAGTGA
- a CDS encoding methanogenesis marker 5 protein, giving the protein MAKVFIYPVNSLILADLVERFGHKPLTMMNQVREKVTNISLDSPPINITPEDPKIGLRYAAVEVPPGVRGRMTLIGPLIEETEAAIIVENPPTNFGCVGCNRTNELMKYLVRSKEVPILEVRYPESTEDARDFVNKIAAFLKSLPTENTGEDEKVEEKETIAEEGEK; this is encoded by the coding sequence TTGGCAAAGGTTTTCATTTATCCTGTAAACAGTCTTATCCTGGCTGACCTGGTTGAGCGTTTCGGGCACAAACCCCTTACCATGATGAACCAGGTGCGAGAAAAAGTTACAAACATCAGCCTTGATTCGCCCCCTATTAATATCACTCCCGAAGACCCTAAAATAGGACTTCGTTACGCTGCAGTTGAAGTGCCTCCCGGAGTAAGAGGCAGGATGACCCTCATAGGCCCCCTTATCGAGGAAACCGAAGCTGCAATCATAGTTGAAAATCCACCTACAAACTTCGGCTGCGTGGGCTGTAACCGTACAAACGAACTGATGAAATATCTGGTTCGCTCAAAAGAGGTCCCTATTCTGGAAGTCAGGTATCCGGAATCGACTGAGGATGCACGGGATTTCGTAAACAAAATCGCAGCGTTTCTGAAGTCCCTGCCTACAGAAAATACCGGGGAAGATGAAAAGGTGGAAGAAAAAGAAACGATAGCAGAGGAGGGTGAAAAATGA
- a CDS encoding methanogenesis marker 6 protein: MTEIKQNEVTKYIVISSDIVLPADAAMKIYESEYPVTVKETCFGLIVTGPEKDVLAVVEKIRQLDKNHIFIKDRGFPAGDERRCRATRGGGPRPGFHFLREEVGMLPAIGAALDELDAKEPVNEKHGEKRRLKVSDLEKIIEAELSR, translated from the coding sequence ATGACAGAAATAAAACAAAATGAGGTTACAAAGTACATTGTAATCAGTTCGGATATAGTGCTGCCTGCGGATGCAGCTATGAAAATTTACGAGTCAGAGTATCCGGTCACCGTAAAGGAAACTTGCTTCGGGCTTATTGTAACAGGCCCGGAAAAGGACGTCCTTGCAGTGGTAGAAAAGATCCGGCAGCTGGACAAAAATCATATTTTTATAAAAGATAGGGGATTCCCTGCAGGCGATGAGAGACGCTGCCGAGCAACCAGGGGTGGTGGTCCGAGACCGGGATTCCATTTCCTCAGGGAAGAAGTGGGGATGCTCCCTGCCATAGGTGCTGCACTTGACGAACTGGACGCTAAGGAGCCCGTAAACGAAAAGCATGGGGAGAAACGCAGGCTTAAAGTCTCGGATCTGGAGAAAATTATCGAAGCGGAACTTTCGAGGTGA
- a CDS encoding methyl-coenzyme M reductase-associated protein Mmp3, which produces MQITSNEISVEVNGQSYTLPAGSTLGDALEVSRASYIAGTAVGIIKRAAEKRTEEITEYAIKTPRGELRIELKDPESSSGKLWAEHYKEYEGTYIHWASPEALAFGPFEADIKPFHETGSFEAFDVVFGAGGFDPHNTHLIISRKRHVAEYGAPEDGVFATVVTGRNLIFRLSREDPILSIEPIIEWEQLAEKTCTTDLSTILEDEDSVFTYFEVELSRNSPKGAEHFYALTRKGTLSVDVTTSSFISDDTLREEPVPYENFELRKEGAISVRTVGYGTGRTYISREERPSSLVHSIVGQVITGIELIKLAEKGQKLSVESLPPQIVLLGHSFEEVEPVLTAIGIELVKEGYTEENAVIVKQDPPTTLEILGEAKVTAYGVPREKLIEVELYPERAPKSVDFFRHSLELKTKPVGKLPVHMIYDNTYLFKTEKEAVKYKEVLPENTPADTVLAGEIGITNQAAKRMGTIGVRLVDDDLFGPTGEKFSSTNIIGRILEPERLIGIEEGDAIYVSEVVRRKTDEQEN; this is translated from the coding sequence GTGCAGATTACGAGTAATGAGATCAGCGTAGAGGTGAATGGGCAAAGTTATACTCTGCCCGCAGGCTCTACCCTTGGAGACGCCCTTGAAGTTTCCAGAGCCTCCTACATAGCCGGTACAGCAGTTGGAATTATTAAAAGAGCTGCTGAGAAGAGAACGGAAGAAATCACCGAATACGCTATCAAGACGCCCAGAGGGGAACTTAGGATAGAACTCAAAGATCCGGAATCTTCCTCCGGAAAACTATGGGCTGAACATTATAAAGAGTATGAAGGTACATATATCCACTGGGCAAGTCCTGAAGCTCTGGCTTTTGGACCTTTTGAAGCCGATATTAAGCCTTTTCATGAGACAGGGAGTTTTGAAGCATTTGATGTCGTGTTCGGAGCAGGAGGATTTGACCCCCATAATACTCATCTGATCATTTCAAGAAAAAGGCACGTTGCTGAGTATGGAGCTCCTGAAGATGGTGTTTTTGCAACAGTTGTAACCGGGAGAAATCTTATTTTCAGGCTTTCAAGAGAAGACCCCATCCTGAGCATAGAGCCTATTATAGAGTGGGAACAACTTGCAGAAAAAACCTGCACCACCGACCTTTCGACTATTCTTGAAGATGAAGACAGCGTATTTACTTATTTTGAGGTCGAACTTTCCAGAAACTCTCCCAAAGGAGCTGAGCATTTTTATGCCTTGACCCGCAAGGGAACTCTTTCCGTAGATGTGACAACCAGTTCTTTTATTTCGGATGACACCTTGAGAGAAGAACCTGTTCCTTACGAAAACTTTGAGCTGAGGAAAGAAGGTGCCATTTCTGTCAGAACCGTCGGATACGGGACAGGCAGGACATATATCTCCAGAGAAGAACGGCCTTCAAGCCTTGTGCATTCTATCGTTGGGCAGGTAATAACAGGTATCGAACTTATCAAACTTGCAGAAAAGGGACAGAAGCTGTCAGTAGAAAGCCTTCCTCCCCAGATAGTCTTGCTGGGTCACAGTTTTGAAGAGGTCGAACCCGTACTTACCGCCATAGGGATCGAACTGGTAAAGGAAGGGTACACGGAAGAAAATGCAGTAATCGTAAAGCAGGACCCTCCGACAACTCTTGAAATTCTCGGAGAGGCTAAAGTAACCGCTTACGGGGTCCCCAGGGAAAAACTCATCGAGGTCGAGCTTTACCCGGAGAGAGCCCCAAAATCTGTAGACTTTTTCCGTCACTCTCTCGAACTCAAGACAAAACCAGTTGGAAAACTGCCTGTCCATATGATATACGATAACACTTACCTCTTCAAGACAGAAAAAGAAGCTGTGAAATATAAAGAAGTCCTCCCCGAAAACACGCCTGCTGACACGGTACTTGCAGGGGAAATCGGGATTACAAATCAGGCCGCAAAGAGGATGGGAACCATAGGAGTAAGACTTGTAGACGATGATCTCTTCGGTCCTACCGGAGAAAAGTTTTCCTCAACGAACATTATCGGGCGGATACTTGAGCCCGAAAGGCTCATTGGCATCGAAGAAGGAGATGCGATATATGTAAGTGAAGTCGTGCGCAGGAAAACTGATGAACAGGAGAACTGA
- the atwA gene encoding methyl coenzyme M reductase system, component A2, whose translation MPVFIEVKNLTVDFDGLKALKNVNLRINEGEVVGILGKSGSGKTILMHVLRGTESFENISGEVIYHLARCEKCGYIERPSKIGQKCPVCGETLEEFEADFIKLSLYDPIRKDIAKRIAIMLQRTFALYGDERVLVNVINSLNEIGYKGEDAMKKAVELLEEVNLSHRMMHVARELSGGEKQRVVLARQLVRNPLLLLADEPTGTLDPMTAKLVHEAIINAVKNYNMSMVLTSHWPEVIEKLADKAILLENGEVVQEGDPLEVSAIFMQSVSMVRQEKNVLVGEPIIRVRDLSKRYISVDRGVVRAVDKISFDVKEGEIFGLVGISGAGKTTTSKILMGILPPTSGEVEVRVGDEWVDMTKLGVDNKGRATKYMGFLHQEYGLYTHSSVIDNLTESISLDLPFELGVRKAIITLKAAGFEENKAKGVLPKMTDEMSEGERHRIALAQVLIKEPRIVIMDEPTGTMDPITKVAVTNSILKAREEIGETFVVVSHDMDFVNEICDRVALMRDGKIVEIGRPGTVLAQLTEEERIKAAEEI comes from the coding sequence ATGCCAGTATTTATTGAAGTTAAAAACCTAACTGTAGACTTTGACGGTCTCAAAGCCCTGAAAAATGTAAATTTAAGGATCAACGAAGGGGAAGTCGTTGGAATTCTGGGAAAAAGCGGATCAGGGAAAACAATCCTGATGCACGTGTTGCGCGGGACCGAATCTTTTGAGAATATCTCAGGCGAAGTAATCTATCATCTGGCCCGCTGTGAGAAATGTGGATATATAGAGCGTCCAAGCAAAATAGGCCAGAAATGTCCGGTCTGCGGGGAGACGCTTGAGGAGTTCGAAGCTGATTTCATAAAACTTTCACTTTACGACCCTATAAGAAAAGATATTGCCAAGCGCATTGCAATCATGCTCCAGAGGACCTTTGCCCTTTATGGGGATGAAAGAGTTCTGGTAAACGTCATAAACTCCCTGAATGAAATCGGGTATAAGGGAGAAGACGCCATGAAAAAGGCTGTTGAACTCCTCGAGGAGGTAAACCTGAGCCACCGTATGATGCACGTGGCAAGGGAACTTTCCGGTGGAGAAAAACAGAGGGTTGTGCTTGCAAGGCAGCTCGTAAGAAACCCCCTCCTTCTGTTAGCTGACGAGCCTACGGGTACACTTGACCCCATGACTGCAAAACTGGTTCACGAAGCCATTATAAACGCTGTTAAGAACTACAACATGAGCATGGTCCTGACCTCCCATTGGCCGGAAGTGATCGAGAAACTGGCAGACAAGGCAATCCTACTTGAAAATGGAGAAGTCGTTCAGGAAGGAGACCCGCTTGAGGTTTCTGCGATCTTCATGCAAAGTGTATCCATGGTCAGGCAGGAAAAGAACGTTCTGGTAGGAGAGCCCATTATCCGCGTAAGGGACCTCTCAAAGCGCTATATCTCAGTAGACCGGGGCGTGGTTAGAGCTGTTGACAAAATCTCTTTTGACGTGAAAGAAGGAGAGATTTTCGGGCTTGTAGGGATAAGCGGAGCAGGCAAAACCACAACCTCTAAAATCCTTATGGGAATTTTGCCCCCTACCTCAGGAGAAGTTGAAGTCCGTGTCGGAGACGAATGGGTGGACATGACAAAATTAGGGGTTGATAATAAAGGCAGAGCAACGAAATACATGGGATTCCTGCACCAGGAATACGGGCTTTATACCCATAGCTCTGTAATAGACAACCTTACGGAATCCATCAGTCTGGACCTCCCGTTCGAACTTGGGGTTCGAAAAGCCATAATTACTCTCAAGGCTGCAGGTTTTGAAGAAAATAAGGCAAAAGGTGTTCTGCCCAAAATGACCGATGAAATGAGTGAAGGGGAGAGGCATAGAATAGCACTTGCGCAGGTTCTGATCAAAGAGCCAAGGATCGTTATTATGGACGAACCTACAGGGACCATGGACCCCATTACCAAGGTGGCGGTTACAAACTCCATCCTCAAAGCCAGAGAAGAGATCGGAGAAACCTTTGTTGTCGTTTCCCATGACATGGATTTTGTAAATGAGATCTGCGACCGTGTTGCCCTCATGCGTGACGGAAAGATTGTGGAGATAGGCAGACCCGGTACCGTACTTGCTCAACTCACGGAAGAAGAAAGGATCAAAGCTGCAGAAGAAATATAA
- a CDS encoding HAD family hydrolase, which produces MAKRIAVVFDSAGTLLHMYRVAKEPSTGDILENIESTAIVARKNGCGLVALNTEKEIILRSRRDMFLFEFIKEHGVSIGISCSKGKFTLDIAFEVIRGSSLLMGDVHDVLEAVTSRCPDSIYFAAGLIVDSKARKILYVLSTGGQVFSKTSQTIQLLHAMEVDIYIASGDRMSSLVQLAEFVNIPLERVFAFADPFMKEKVVFELKSRYEKVVMVGDGINDILALRAADVGIMTVQQGDKRPEELREAADVVLKDIIKVVDVVKGLQ; this is translated from the coding sequence ATGGCCAAACGAATCGCAGTGGTCTTTGACAGTGCCGGCACTCTTCTCCACATGTACAGAGTTGCAAAAGAACCAAGTACCGGGGACATTCTTGAAAACATAGAAAGCACTGCCATTGTCGCAAGAAAAAACGGTTGCGGCCTAGTAGCTCTCAATACCGAGAAAGAAATAATCCTGCGCTCAAGAAGGGATATGTTTTTATTTGAGTTTATAAAGGAACATGGAGTTTCAATAGGTATAAGCTGTTCAAAAGGAAAGTTTACTCTGGACATTGCCTTTGAGGTTATAAGAGGTTCTTCTCTCCTGATGGGAGACGTGCATGATGTGCTCGAGGCAGTTACATCCCGCTGCCCTGACAGCATTTATTTTGCGGCAGGTCTGATAGTGGATTCAAAAGCGAGAAAAATCCTCTACGTGCTCAGCACGGGAGGGCAGGTCTTCAGTAAGACATCGCAGACCATTCAGTTGCTTCATGCTATGGAGGTGGACATATACATAGCATCAGGGGACAGAATGTCTTCTCTTGTGCAACTTGCAGAATTCGTAAACATCCCTCTGGAAAGAGTCTTTGCTTTTGCAGATCCTTTTATGAAGGAGAAAGTTGTGTTTGAACTTAAAAGCAGGTATGAGAAAGTAGTTATGGTAGGGGATGGAATTAACGATATCCTGGCACTCAGGGCAGCAGATGTAGGGATAATGACTGTCCAGCAGGGGGATAAAAGACCCGAAGAACTCAGAGAAGCGGCGGATGTGGTGCTCAAAGATATAATAAAAGTTGTGGATGTGGTAAAAGGATTGCAATAA
- a CDS encoding presenilin family intramembrane aspartyl protease PSH: MSSSEHSLKDYLPILSMAGLILIVQVLALLLSMPMEINDMQAFEDPTQVSNSIYYIVMILVFTLFVLIAIKKNMKWIISLLIYLAIVSTLYYVFFALFTLIPALAGLENIASLLLSIGLTVLLYKYPEWYVIDLLGVCIAGGVSALIGISLSIIPVVVLLILLAVYDAISVYKTKHMIAMAEGVMDLKLPILFIIPKHLNYSFITEGFKEGEKREAFFMGLGDAVMPTLLVVSANVFLENGGLSYPVLGAMLGTLVGHIFLSILVMRGKPQAGLPFLNSGAIIGFFIGVLFSGASIL, from the coding sequence TTGAGTTCAAGCGAACATTCACTTAAAGATTATTTGCCGATTCTCTCCATGGCAGGGTTAATCCTGATAGTGCAGGTTCTCGCCCTTCTCCTATCAATGCCAATGGAAATCAATGATATGCAGGCTTTTGAAGATCCGACACAGGTTTCCAATTCGATTTACTATATCGTGATGATTCTGGTTTTTACGCTTTTTGTCCTGATAGCGATAAAGAAAAACATGAAATGGATTATCAGCTTGCTCATATACCTCGCCATAGTCAGTACTCTGTACTATGTATTTTTCGCGCTGTTTACCCTGATCCCTGCCCTCGCAGGGCTTGAAAACATAGCTTCGCTCCTGCTTTCGATAGGGTTGACGGTACTGCTTTACAAATATCCCGAATGGTATGTAATCGATCTTCTGGGAGTTTGCATAGCAGGCGGGGTCAGTGCCCTGATAGGAATTTCCCTTTCCATCATTCCTGTAGTTGTCCTTCTGATCTTGCTTGCGGTTTATGATGCCATCTCTGTGTATAAGACAAAACACATGATAGCCATGGCTGAAGGGGTCATGGACCTCAAACTGCCAATTCTTTTCATAATCCCAAAGCACTTGAACTATTCCTTCATCACGGAAGGCTTTAAAGAAGGGGAAAAACGTGAAGCCTTTTTCATGGGCCTCGGAGATGCAGTCATGCCCACCTTGCTAGTAGTTTCCGCAAATGTATTCCTCGAAAACGGAGGATTATCCTACCCTGTACTTGGGGCAATGCTGGGAACTCTTGTAGGGCACATCTTCCTGTCTATCCTGGTAATGAGGGGCAAGCCCCAGGCAGGGCTTCCGTTCCTGAATTCCGGAGCAATTATTGGGTTTTTTATCGGAGTCCTGTTCTCGGGAGCCTCAATCCTTTAA